A genomic window from Gossypium hirsutum isolate 1008001.06 chromosome D10, Gossypium_hirsutum_v2.1, whole genome shotgun sequence includes:
- the LOC107914492 gene encoding probable serine/threonine-protein kinase PBL23 isoform X1: protein MEKGGEDPEFSYSYYRRKERIALVAIVVLASVAVASLLVAFSYYCYIRNKVLSKRSKSHSTVGDSKDKACSTDLEVAMDEGLHVFTFKQLHSATGGFSKSNVVGHGGFGSVYRGVLSNGRKVAVKLMDQAGKQGEEEFKMEVELLKRIRSPYLLDLIGYCSNSSRKLLVYEFMANGGLQEHLYPINGSNNVNLKLDWETRLRIALEVAKGLEYLHEHVSPPVIHRDFKSSNILLDKNFHAKVSDFGLAKLGSDKAGGHVSTRVLGTQGYVAPEYEIASSYSKVEGYALTGHLTTKSDVYSYGVVLLELLTGRVPVDAKRPHGEGVLVSWALPQLTDREKVVQIMDPTLEGQYSMKEVIQVAAIAAMCVQPEADYRPLMADVVQSLVPLVKTHRSTANVGGCSTFQ, encoded by the exons ATGGAGAAAGGAGGGGAAGATCCTGAGTTTTCATATTCGTATTATAGGAGGAAAGAACGCATTGCATTGGTAGCCATTGTAGTGCTTGCTTCAGTGGCTGTTGCTTCGCTTTTAGTGGCTTTTAGTTACTATTGTTATATTCGTAACAAGGTCCTCTCTAAGCGCTCCAAATCCCACTCTACTG TGGGTGATTCTAAGGACAAAGCTTGCTCCACCGATCTTGAAGTTGCTATGGACGAAGGGCTTCATGTCTTTACTTTTAAGCAGTTACATTCAGCCACTGGTGGTTTCAGCAAGTCTAATGTGGTTGGCCATGGTGGGTTCGGGTCCGTATACAGGGGAGTGCTTAGTAATGGCAGGAAAGTTGCTGTCAAGTTAATGGATCAGGCAGGGAAGCAAGGAGAAGAAGAATTTAAAATGGAG GTGGAACTGCTGAAACGTATACGTTCTCCATATTTGTTGGATTTGATTGGGTATTGCTCAAATAGTAGTCGTAAACTGCTTGTTTACGAGTTTATGGCAAATGGTGGTCTGCAGGAACATCTGTATCCCATTAATG GTTCTAACAATGTAAACTTAAAACTGGACTGGGAAACCCGGTTGAGAATTGCTCTGGAAGTGGCTAAGGGATTAGAATATCTCCATGAACACGTTAGCCCTCCTGTGATTCACAGGGATTTTAAGAGCAGTAACATCCTTTTGGACAAAAATTTCCATGCCAAAGTTTCTGATTTTGGACTGGCCAAGCTTGGATCAGACAAAGCAGGCGGACATGTTTCAACTCGAGTATTGGGCACCCAGGGATACGTTGCTCCTGAGTATGAAATAGCAAGCTCTTACTCCAAAGTGGAGGG ATATGCTTTAACTGGACATCTAACTACAAAATCAGATGTGTATAGTTATGGTGTTGTTCTTTTGGAGTTGCTTACAGGCAGAGTACCAGTTGATGCAAAGAGACCTCATGGGGAAGGTGTTCTTGTATCATGG GCTTTGCCTCAGTTAACAGATAGGGAGAAGGTCGTCCAGATAATGGATCCAACACTAGAAGGTCAATACTCAATGAAAGAAGTGATTCAGGTTGCAGCTATTGCTGCTATGTGTGTGCAACCAGAAGCTGACTACAGGCCATTGATGGCAGATGTTGTCCAGTCGCTGGTTCCGCTGGTGAAAACTCACAGGTCAACAGCCAATGTTGGTGGCTGCTCGACCTTCCAGTAG
- the LOC107914492 gene encoding probable serine/threonine-protein kinase PBL7 isoform X2: protein MEKGGEDPEFSYSYYRRKERIALVAIVVLASVAVASLLVAFSYYCYIRNKVLSKRSKSHSTVGDSKDKACSTDLEVAMDEGLHVFTFKQLHSATGGFSKSNVVGHGGFGSVYRGVLSNGRKVAVKLMDQAGKQGEEEFKMEVELLKRIRSPYLLDLIGYCSNSSRKLLVYEFMANGGLQEHLYPINGSNNVNLKLDWETRLRIALEVAKGLEYLHEHVSPPVIHRDFKSSNILLDKNFHAKVSDFGLAKLGSDKAGGHVSTRVLGTQGYVAPEYALTGHLTTKSDVYSYGVVLLELLTGRVPVDAKRPHGEGVLVSWALPQLTDREKVVQIMDPTLEGQYSMKEVIQVAAIAAMCVQPEADYRPLMADVVQSLVPLVKTHRSTANVGGCSTFQ from the exons ATGGAGAAAGGAGGGGAAGATCCTGAGTTTTCATATTCGTATTATAGGAGGAAAGAACGCATTGCATTGGTAGCCATTGTAGTGCTTGCTTCAGTGGCTGTTGCTTCGCTTTTAGTGGCTTTTAGTTACTATTGTTATATTCGTAACAAGGTCCTCTCTAAGCGCTCCAAATCCCACTCTACTG TGGGTGATTCTAAGGACAAAGCTTGCTCCACCGATCTTGAAGTTGCTATGGACGAAGGGCTTCATGTCTTTACTTTTAAGCAGTTACATTCAGCCACTGGTGGTTTCAGCAAGTCTAATGTGGTTGGCCATGGTGGGTTCGGGTCCGTATACAGGGGAGTGCTTAGTAATGGCAGGAAAGTTGCTGTCAAGTTAATGGATCAGGCAGGGAAGCAAGGAGAAGAAGAATTTAAAATGGAG GTGGAACTGCTGAAACGTATACGTTCTCCATATTTGTTGGATTTGATTGGGTATTGCTCAAATAGTAGTCGTAAACTGCTTGTTTACGAGTTTATGGCAAATGGTGGTCTGCAGGAACATCTGTATCCCATTAATG GTTCTAACAATGTAAACTTAAAACTGGACTGGGAAACCCGGTTGAGAATTGCTCTGGAAGTGGCTAAGGGATTAGAATATCTCCATGAACACGTTAGCCCTCCTGTGATTCACAGGGATTTTAAGAGCAGTAACATCCTTTTGGACAAAAATTTCCATGCCAAAGTTTCTGATTTTGGACTGGCCAAGCTTGGATCAGACAAAGCAGGCGGACATGTTTCAACTCGAGTATTGGGCACCCAGGGATACGTTGCTCCTGA ATATGCTTTAACTGGACATCTAACTACAAAATCAGATGTGTATAGTTATGGTGTTGTTCTTTTGGAGTTGCTTACAGGCAGAGTACCAGTTGATGCAAAGAGACCTCATGGGGAAGGTGTTCTTGTATCATGG GCTTTGCCTCAGTTAACAGATAGGGAGAAGGTCGTCCAGATAATGGATCCAACACTAGAAGGTCAATACTCAATGAAAGAAGTGATTCAGGTTGCAGCTATTGCTGCTATGTGTGTGCAACCAGAAGCTGACTACAGGCCATTGATGGCAGATGTTGTCCAGTCGCTGGTTCCGCTGGTGAAAACTCACAGGTCAACAGCCAATGTTGGTGGCTGCTCGACCTTCCAGTAG